From uncultured Pseudodesulfovibrio sp.:
TTTGGCTATCTCAGCCACGGAAAGCCAATTCATGTATATGGAATACCATGAATACCGCCAATATCAAGCCCCAAGCGTAAACCAGGGCATCTTATACCTAATTAATTGTTATTATTGAGAAAGAAAAAGATTCCGTTGAATTTCTAGGTGTTGTACAACACTGAGTTCATACAAAATATGGATATATATTTATGGAAATACCCGAAGATTACTTGCTTGAAAGCTACAATTACGACCTTCCAGAGGAACAGATTGCACAGGAACCGGCTGATCGTCGCGATGGTTCCCGCCTTCTTGTCCTCAATCGTGAGGCCGAAACCACCACGCCTTCTACCTTCACGGAGTTGCTGGATTACCTGCCAGACAACGCCTTGCTCGTGGCCAACAATTCCCGCGTTATTCCTGCCCGCATATTTGGCACCAAAGCCACTGGTGGCAGAGTGGAATTCCTGTTGCTCACACCGCTGCCGCTCATCAACCCGACAGAAAAAGACGGATGGATGACAGCTTCGGTCGAAGGACTGCTTCGCGCATCAAAGACACCCAAACCCGGTTCGACCATCTCCTTTGCCGACGATTTTCGGCTGGTCACAGACACGGCAGGGGAATTTGGACGTTGGCAGGTTGAATTGCAATGGAAGGGTAACCTCACTGAACTCTTCACCAAGCTCGGCCATCTTCCGCTGCCTCCCTACATCAAGAGACCTGACTCCGAAGCGGACAGGGAGCGCTATCAGACCACTTACGCCAATGAGTCAAAAACCGGCTCTGTGGCTGCCCCTACAGCGGGACTGCATTTCACGCCCGAAATGCGCGAAAAGATCAAAAACAAAGGGATCGAGTGGGCAGAAGTCACGCTCTATGTCGGCTACGGGACATTCAGCCCGGTCAGGGCAAAGGACATCCGCGATCACAACATGCACTCCGAATACATCGAGGTGCCTGAAACAACCGCCAATGCCATTCTCAAGGCTAAAGCTGAGGGGCGTCCCGTCATCGCGGTCGGTACGACGAGCGCCCGCACCATGGAGGGAATGTTTCGCGAATCTGGCCGAATTGGAAAATATGAAGGTGAAACTGATATTTTCATATCTCCGGGCTATGATTTTAAGGTCATTGACGGTATCTTGACCAACTTCCATTTGCCAGAATCGTCGCTCATCATTATGATCTCGGCTCTCGCTGGAAGAAAAACCATTCTCTCAGCCTATAAGGTTGCTTTGAAAAACGGCTTTCGCTTTTTCTCCTATGGAGATGCGATGCTTATCATATAGCTGGATATAACCTTTTACTATCATTCACAGAACTGGAGTAATACATGTCTCGAATCGAGGTCCAGGAAGATAGGTGCAAAGGATGTTTGCTCTGCACCACCGTCTGCCCTGTTGACATCATCGTCCAGTCGGACCGGTTCAACGTCAGCGGCTACAAAGTTGCTGAGGTACCCGAAGCTGATGCGGACAAATGTACCGGTTGCGCATCCTGCGCCATGATCTGCCCAGATGTGGCGATCACCGTTTACCGCACCCCAAAAAAGAAGGGGGGCAAATAACATGACCAAAAAAGCAGAACGCATTTTTGTTAAAGGTAACGAAGCTATTGCACGCGGCGCCCTGGCTGCCAAATGTCAATGCTTCTTCGGCTATCCCATCACGCCACAGAACGACATCCCGGAGTTCATGTCTTCGGCAATGATCAAGGCTGGCGGCGATTTTGTCCAAGCTGAATCCGAAGTGGCCGCAGCAAACATGCTGCTCGGTGCCGGTGCTACCGGTATCCGCGCCATGACTTCCTCCTCTTCACCGGGCATGTCCCTGAAGCAGGAAGCCATCTCATACATGGCCGGCTCCGAAGTCCCGGCGGTTATCGTCAACATGAATCGTGGTGGACCGGGTCTCGGTGACATCGGTCCGGCTCAGGGTGACTACTACCAGTCTACCCGAGGCGGCGGTCACGGCGACTATCGTCATTTCACCTTCGGCCCCGGCACTGTTCAGGAAGCCTACGACCTGACCATCCGCGCCTTTGATATCGCCTTTGAGCACCGCACACCGGTTCTCATCCTTGGCGATGCCATTCTCGGTCAGATGAAAGAACCCATCACCCCTTGGGAACCCGAAGGGGTTGAATCTGAAGGCGGACATGATTGGGCTATCAACGGTCGTGATGACGGTCGTGAAAAGCGTCTCATCAAATCTCTCTTCCTTCAGGAAGGTGAACTGGCGGAACAGAACAAACATCTGCAAGCCAAGTACGACTCCTGGACCGATCTGGCCGAATGCGAAGAGTTTGAAACCGAAGACGCCGATCTCATCATCTGCGCATACGGTTCCATTGGTCGCATCGCCAAATCCGCTGTTCGCAAGTTCCGCAAGGAAGGCAAAAAAGTCGGCCTGTTCCGTCCCATCACGCTGTACCCGTTCCCGTCTGCACAGCTCAAGGCTCTCGCAGATCAGGGCAAGCGTTTCCTGACCATCGAACACAATCTGGGCCAGATGCTCGACGATGTCCGCCTCGCTATCCGTACAGTGACCGATTCGGACTTCTATCCCATCTATCCCGGCAACCTGCCCACCCCGGACGAGCTCGAGGAGCCGATCCTCAAAAGCCTGGAGGGTAAATAAATGTTAGAAATGAATGAAAAAATAGTATTCGAAAAGCCGGAATCCGTCATTGATCGGCCCACCCATTACTGCCCCGGCTGTCATCACGGCATCGCCCACAGGCTGATCGGTGAGTTGCTCGACGAGATGAACCTGGCCGAGAAGACCCTCATGACAACCTCCATTGGTTGCTCAGTCTTCCTCTACAATTACCTGAATGTTGATGCTGTCGAAGCTCCGCATGGTCGTGCACCCGCAGTCGCTACTGGCGTCAAACGCGCTCGCCCCGACCATTTCGTTTTCACCTATCAGGGTGACGGCGACCTGGCTTCCATCGGCATGGCTGAAATCATGCACGCTGCCAACCGTGGTGAAAAGATGTGTGTAATTTTCGTC
This genomic window contains:
- a CDS encoding 4Fe-4S dicluster domain-containing protein is translated as MSRIEVQEDRCKGCLLCTTVCPVDIIVQSDRFNVSGYKVAEVPEADADKCTGCASCAMICPDVAITVYRTPKKKGGK
- the queA gene encoding tRNA preQ1(34) S-adenosylmethionine ribosyltransferase-isomerase QueA gives rise to the protein MEIPEDYLLESYNYDLPEEQIAQEPADRRDGSRLLVLNREAETTTPSTFTELLDYLPDNALLVANNSRVIPARIFGTKATGGRVEFLLLTPLPLINPTEKDGWMTASVEGLLRASKTPKPGSTISFADDFRLVTDTAGEFGRWQVELQWKGNLTELFTKLGHLPLPPYIKRPDSEADRERYQTTYANESKTGSVAAPTAGLHFTPEMREKIKNKGIEWAEVTLYVGYGTFSPVRAKDIRDHNMHSEYIEVPETTANAILKAKAEGRPVIAVGTTSARTMEGMFRESGRIGKYEGETDIFISPGYDFKVIDGILTNFHLPESSLIIMISALAGRKTILSAYKVALKNGFRFFSYGDAMLII
- a CDS encoding 3-methyl-2-oxobutanoate dehydrogenase subunit VorB; translated protein: MTKKAERIFVKGNEAIARGALAAKCQCFFGYPITPQNDIPEFMSSAMIKAGGDFVQAESEVAAANMLLGAGATGIRAMTSSSSPGMSLKQEAISYMAGSEVPAVIVNMNRGGPGLGDIGPAQGDYYQSTRGGGHGDYRHFTFGPGTVQEAYDLTIRAFDIAFEHRTPVLILGDAILGQMKEPITPWEPEGVESEGGHDWAINGRDDGREKRLIKSLFLQEGELAEQNKHLQAKYDSWTDLAECEEFETEDADLIICAYGSIGRIAKSAVRKFRKEGKKVGLFRPITLYPFPSAQLKALADQGKRFLTIEHNLGQMLDDVRLAIRTVTDSDFYPIYPGNLPTPDELEEPILKSLEGK